GATTCTGTAAGCATTTCCCCCATCCGACCACGCGGAGCTTCATCGACCGGTGTTTCTTCATCCATGGCGTCGTCACCACGATATTCTTCACCACTTTGGTCAAACTctatgtgttcttcttcaaagCCACTATCCACTTCTACCGCAACCTCACCGTGCGAAGTCCAGCAAAAATAACCTTCTACGAATCCATTTGCCATTACGTGCATCTCAACATCCACTGGCAGGTGCATCACTGTGTTACGACATCTGTCacatggacaacacatcttcaCATTGCCCTTACTCTTCATATCAGCTACCACGAAATCATAAAATGTGGCCCATTTTGCTACCCAAGAAGCCGACATTCTCTCCTCATACATCCAACCACGGAGAGACGAGCTACAAAAGCATAAAAGAAATTGAAGCAATCAGTTATAAATTACATCACCGGCCGGGAGGCAGACAGTGGGCAGTGGGAGTTGGGGGGCAGTGGGCAGTGGGAGTTGGggccgggggggggggaattAATGGGGATCGGGCAAATTAATGGGGATCGAGACCGTGTACCGCCGCCGGCTGTTGCGGGAGAGAGCCAGAGGGGAGAGGAAGTAGATGGAGCAGAGAGAAGTGGGCGGGggctggccggccggctcCGCGCCTGCCGCGCATGCAGGGGAGAGAATGGGTCGGGGGCAGGGACTagagggagaagaaggggaggaaggagaagtagGATGGCCgggggaaggaaggagaagaggatgGGGCAGAGAGAAGGACGGGGCCAGCGGCCGGCCGCGTGACAGCCGCGCGCGAGAGTAGATCCGGGGGAGAgggggccgggccgggcagaggaagaagaaggggaggaaggagaagagaggagggccgggggaggaagagaggagattTACctggtggccggcggcgccattCCGCGGCACGGCATAGCTCCGCCGTGAGGAGGAGTATGgcggccgcagctggtcgggGAAGACGTGCAGCGTGCGACCAGCCGCAGCCACTGGGCCTATTTATACGGCAAacctatcagtgtcggtcacaATGTAGAACCCGTCACTGATACTATCGAACCATCAGTGTCGTGTCTAGAGATGAaacacgccactgatagacCACCTATCAATGTCGGTTCTTACCAAGGAACCGCCACtactatcagtggcggtttctGTTCCGACCGTCACTAATGGTGACCCGTGGGACGAGACAGGGGAGCGCGGTCGGTCCATCAGTGGCGTGTGATGTtgtacccgccactgatagttATCTATCAGTGTCGTGTGAGAGGCACACGACACTGATGGGGGTCGCGTATAACCTGTTTTGTACTAGTGTTAGGATTATGTGATATTCTCTAATGTGTGATCCATGAACTAAGTTGTTTGTTTACCTTCACTTTGTAACAAAACTGTTTTGATGCAGAAGGCGGGGAACTCACCTTTTTAGGAGAAAAAACGTGCATTGGAGAAAAATAGCAAATGAAAGGTAGGAAGAAAGATTATGCTCTGGAAATCCATCGATTTGTTGGGCCACCAAAATAATGACCAGATATTTTACTCcgtattttatttgaaatctTATAGGTACACGTACGTGTATCTTCTCTTACAGTATTATGCTGCATGTTATCTATTTTTAGCATATACCACAGACTTTAACTGTCACGGAATCTCAGCCAAAGCGCCCACATGCTTTGATTATTTTGAGGCTGCAGGGAAGGGCTGAAGGTTGCAGTATGCTGAAGCAACAACACAACCAGATGACAGTGACAGTAGTGTAGTATCTACAGAAAAGCACTTTAGATATCGATCGTTTGCTGTAGAATTGATGAAGAATTAATACAGCGCTTTTTCAGACTCGCGCGCggcgcccctgctgctgccggccaTACGGAGAGATCAGTTTCGAACAAGTACTACGTGTATTTGAGGAAGCTGCAACCATATGATTATGCCACGCACATGCATATCCTTTACAGCCATTCTGATGGTCATGCCACGTACAGCCGGCCATTTCTGATGGCCCATGCATCGGCCGGATGGCCATATTGCAACCACCTGCAATAAATTCGTTGGTTCTTGCCCTGCACGAAATTCTCTGGCGCTGCCAGGAGATCGAGATTCGAGAAGCCGTTATTTCAGGGCTGGATTCTCTGGTTAATAAAGACCACATGGTGGGCATACGTTCAAATTATTCATTAATCCTGTTACAAAGAAAGTACGTACACAATTATTGATCTGGGAATCCAGCCGACTCGCCGACTGAGTTCTGGACGCCGACTTTTTGTTCCAAACCGATCCAAAATGACACATAGAGTACTCTaataagctagctagccattGATCCAAGCTAGGTTGAGAAGAATCGTTGCAGCTTGTCGGACATCTCCGGGAAGACGCGAGTCGGGCGGTAGTCCTTGTTGAGGCACACGACGGTGGCCGTCGCTTCCACAACGAGCTGCATCCATTAATTCCATGATCAGCAATATTTTGTACGTATGTACTTTtttcgtttctaaatattgATTTTAGGGCAaattgcatatgcatgcatagaGGAAGATGGCACGTGTACGTACCTTCCGGTCCGGCATCGTCTCGATGATGTGCTCGGCGAATATCCTCACACCCTTGATCCGCACGAGCCTCACCCGCACCACGAACTTGTCACCCCGCTGGAGTAATTAGACCCATGTTATACGGAGAGCAGTACGTAATTAAATCTTTTCTCAAAAtatttgtatatatatatgtatattttcCACCTAAGTTAGCGTATCTATAGTGCATACCCTCAGAGGCGTGTAGTACTTGAGATTCAGCTCCGATAGCGCCAACAAGTTGCCGGTGCATATGATCAAGCCCGTGCTGATGCCAAGGCTCAGAAGCAGCTCCTCTCGAGCTGCATAGATACGTTTGCATGACATCAACATTATTATTAACGATCATCAAAGCACAAGAGATTGTTTAAGAACCCGATCGAACGGCTCACAAGATATCTGCAGGTGTACCTTTTTCGATGTAACTGGCGTAGATGCTATTGTTGACGACTCCATATTTGTCAAGCTCGCAGTCCTGGACCGTCATctccgtctcaaaatattTGTCCTCCCTACAAAACATTAATTGTTATACATGGCAACAATCAAATTAAATATGAATAGATAGTACTCCACACGTACGTACATGCATGCTAGCTAATTTAAAAACTTAGCGAGCAATATACTTCGATCCATGCATAAAAAACCTTAGTTTGATGACGTCCTGCAGCTGCTTCTCGTTGTTGGTGTTGTTCTTGGCAGTCGTAGTAGTACACACGGCTTCAGCAAGGGCACTGGCGTTGGGCGGCGCAACAGCGAGCAGAGCCCCGACGGGACGATGTGGGCGCCGCTGGAGCACTACGGCTAGGTCGTTGTTGCCGGCGCCCGAGACACGCCGagccccagcagcagcactaaTTGCTACCTGGTGCACGGGCGAGAGCTTGGCGTTGTTGTTCACTGCCGGGCTCTGCATGCTTGAAAATGTGAATCAGGCTAGCTAGCAGAATGCGTGTAGTACTGCTCGATGTGTGTGCTGCCGCTCTTGGGGGAGACTAGAGAGCAGTGGAGATCGATGTAGTGCTAGCTAGTTTGGGTATGAGGACCTTTTATATAGCGCAGAACGGGCTGGCGGCGCCCCTTTCGTGGGCCGGCTTACATCATGCCAACGCCTGGAATTGACTACTCCCGTGCTCTTGACTAGCGTTCGCGCGTGCGATCGATCGAAAACGTATCCATATTTGGTTCCCATATCGATCGTGGCGTCGTTACCCAACTGCAGTAGTACTGTACGTAGTAGTAACTTAGAAGGATCTTAATCAACTGCACTACTGCCTCTTGATTCACAACGCACCTCCCATTAATGCCACGGAAATTGGGCCTTGTCTGAGTGAGAAATAGTGTACTGTTCAAGGTGGACCTTTTAAAGTCGATGGTCGGCAATTGTCATTGGCATTGAGCTGGCCAATTAATCTTGGGCCATCGTGTGTGGTGCCGAGCAAAAGCGGTGagattttcaaaaaagaaagttgcCTTTTCAAATTTGTTGCAAAAGGATctcaaactgaaaaaaaagaatatctTCCCACGagaaaatttcacaaaacaatCACATTTGGAACaactttctcaaaaaaaaattacaatttacttttttttacaaatgaCTACCGTTTTTGTGCACCGTGGTACTTCAGTACCACGCGCATGGATCTGCGAGTTGAGTGCGTTTAGATGGAAAAACTGACAAAGAGAGCACGTATGTCGGTGTCACCGTGGTGCCACGCTAGAGAAAGCCGTCCACCGTGACCATGGAGGACAGAGGCGGGCTGGAACGCGCCGAGCATTTAGTGTGCGGCATTGTCGTGCGCTGCGCGCATCTGGACGTGGCACGGCTCGCAGCGAGCGGCCGACCACAGCGGCTCATCTTCGTCCTCCTTCTTCCATTTGTCCCCTAGACTGTAGGGGATGTTCAGCTCGAATGATGCACACCACCTGTTCGACAAATTGCTGCAGCAGGCCACCATGGGGATCGAGCAGCGTAACGTCGATCGAGACCCTCCCACCGGAGCAAGCTGCGAGCTTGTTGCGGTGCAGCTCGAGGCCTCGACCCTCGTTGGGACCTCGTGCTATTGGTACGCCATGGACAGGGTCGACGGCGCCACTGTAGCAGTAGCCGCCCCCACCGCTATAGACAACTGCACAGCCTGGGCATGCCACCTTGCACTCCGCCTccatcccgccgccgtcatGTTCGTCTCGACGCCCGTTGTTGTCACCGGCGACGGGGCTACGAGGGCCGGCCAGGGAGCAGACAGGTGGGGTCGGCACGAGGGCTCGTGGACGACCTTCGCATGCCCCCCGCCGCGCTCCTTCATGGCGACAGCAGGGGGCCCTTTTTCTTGTAAGATTCacgctgttgctgctgtttgGGCAGGGGGCTCACTGATGCTCTCCGGCAAAGAGCAGGTGATGTAGCTTTTCTTCCCAAAGCCGCTGTATGCGCCATCCTGCTTCAGCTCGAGCATCGGTGCCTCCTCCGGCCACCTGGGCGACGAGTACCAACGGAACACGCCATCCCGCAGGATCTCGGCCAAGCGAAGAAGCTCGGCCAGCTATCGCGGTCATGCTTGGACGAGATGTCCACATTGGCGCCAAGCTGAcaccgacatgtgggccatcTGGTCAGTTTTTTCCATCAAAACACACTCAACTCGCAGATTAGTGCGCGGGAGTATCGTGGAGCACAAAAGCGATAAtcatttgtaaaaaaaatttaaaaaatgtaGTTGGTCCTAAATGTGATGGTTTGCGTAATTTTCTCATCTTATACTAGTCGCTGGCCGCGTGGCCCACGGTCGACATGTCACACCAGAACATGAATACATAATCCGACTCTGTCTCTGTTTCCCCTAAAAAAGACTCTGTCCCTCTTTTCCATTTCCAAAAGGAGAAATGAACAACAGGAAAACAGTGCAGGAATGCAACGGCGAACCGGCCAATAATGGTAGGAAAGAGCAGCAACCCAGCATCCAGCGACACACAACACCAAGTCTACCTGGCTGACTGCCTTAACTTTTGGAATCAAACTTCACGAATTTACCCGTCAAATCAAGTGTCGCTTGACAGCTTGAATGGGTTGCGTACCAGGCTGGCTTCGGTCTGCCGCATACCGCAGTGAACAATCCCATGAGTTCTCTTGTGATTTGATTACGTCGGTCTGGTTTACACTGAAATATTTACATAAAAATTTAATAAATACTGTCAATGGCTATGTGCATGGTCCGATTCAGAGGCCGGAGAGCTCTctttaaaaaaacataaaaatttAATAAATATGAATTGTCACTTTTGTTACAAAGTTAGTTGGAAATTTAAAGTTTCTCTTAAGATCAAACTTTTTACATGCGATATTTGTTCGAGGCTTGGTGCtcacaaaaattatgtttttCGTGACCATGATGGTACATAATTTGTTCTTGGATTTTCCAACAGCTAGCGAGCTTAGTCCAGAGAGCCATGTCTGTGGGAATAAAATCCTATGCGACCCAGCAGGAAACGACCCATGACGTGGACCCATGTTTAGATCGTTAAGATGTGAAGGAGCGGACAGATCAATGAAACACAGCAGGCATGGAGACTAATTCTCGTGAGATCGTAAAGATCGGACAAACGAGAGGCGGGTCCAACACTGGGTCGTTCAATGCTGGGTCGcatagggttttttttttttttgcatttctgTGCCTTTCAATCTCTTCAATAGTTTTTATTCTTTTGGGACAGGCCCACCTATGACCACGCATGAAGTGCACGATTGAACAAGTCCCCCAAAAATGGAGCCTCCCAAATTACATTTAAGTATCACTAGGTACGGGATTAATTAGATAAAATATTAAAGAGCCAGCCAAACACGCCCTTCTCCTGAGCGTTCCCTACGGTAAATAATCCTATATGACCTTCCCTCCCGAGACCCAAGGGCCCAGGATGGATCCTTGCACTCACCGCACGATCTGAACTGATGGAGCCAACAAATTCAGTTGGAATTTGAGCGTGATTAGATAGGCAAATCCAACGGTGAGAAACTGGTTCCAGACACTGGGTCGTTCATGCGAGGGTCGCATAGGATTTTTCTCCGTCCCCTATATACTCCTCTCTTGTTGGGTCATGCCGCGCAACCTCAAGGCCCGTACAATAGTCTCCATCGATCCAAACGATTTTCGTGTGATTTGACTACCTCGAGACGGTTTATAGTGAAATTTTTGTATAATTTTTAAATAAACATGAATTGTCACTTTCACCACAAAGTCATTTGGAAACTTAAACCTCATCTTAAGATAAAAGTTTTTGCCTGGAATCTTTGTCGAGGGATGTGCTCAAACAGGATAAATTGGCTCAACAGAATTGGAATGGTGGTAAGAAGTGTGTTTTTTGTGACCATCGTGAATCTATTCACAATTTGTTTTTCGTTTATCCAATAGAGAACTTAGTTTAGAGAGCCAGTGTTTGTGACTATCAATCTCCCACCTACTAGCCGTATAACCAATATATTTGGCCGATGGCTCACAGgaataataaaaaaacactTCAATCCATCATCCTTGTGGGGCTAGCGTGATCTGTCTGACAAATTTCAATGGCAAGaacattttggtttttaaCAAGGAAaaagtttatttttttgcatgttATTTTCAAGACGGCGCATTGGTACTTGTTACTTGCTGCATCAGACGAATAAAAGAGATTCTTTAAAATTTGGGTGCAATAGATTAGAGACAACCCATCGATTTGAGTGTCGCGCCAACAATAGGTTTGGAGgagtcttttttttgtgtgtggctatatctaagttgtgttgatttttaagcaaaaggctTAAATCGAAGTTGACGAATCAGAACCCTTGAATTAGTGTGTAGATCTCattttactttcttttttcatcatcCATTTGGAATCTTACAACACAAATCATATCAGGAAATCAATTTATTTCTAATTAACAATCAGACAAATTAGATATAGTAAAACCGATTGTCGCGGGCGCCatctcggccgccgccgccgtcgcgacCATCCTCCTCCGCGAAAGCACCGCCGAAACCCCCGGCACCTGGTGCACGCCGACCGACACAAACAGGACGCTATTGTTCCTCCCCGCGTCTGCCATGGAGTGGGAGATGTGTGGGGCCGTGAGGGTATGCGGGGTGGCGAGTGATACTGCTGCTGCGGACGCCATAGATACGGCCCCCGCCACCGTGGCCCCGCCCGCCCCTGCTCGCGCtggcggccgcccgcgccgccacacCTGCCCGCGCCATCGCCCTGCCCCTGCGCGCCTGCCCGCACGTCGCTACTAGTCTGCTGCTCGTTTTCGGTTTTGCGAGGACTTAGACGGAACAGATATTGCATACTCGTATTCGATTCAGTTTTCGGTTTCTATTCTGTCCGCGTTCTTCGGTTCAGCTAGATTGCTCTAATGAACATGCTCTAATAAACACGCACTGCGGGGCAAGTCTCAGTTATTGTTGCTTCCCAGAATCCCCGGTGATCCGAGGAATAATCCacttttgcttcttctttttccttttcggGTGCACGACTCAACAAAGTTTCTGAGCAAACGAACACCGGATTCTAACTCAAAAACCGACAAGAAACAAGACCGACTCCCCATTTCCCAACAGGAAAAGTCAACTCTTCTCAGCTGCAACAGACAGCCGGACTGGACCCGGCCTGCACGCACTGACTTCAAAGTTGATGGGCAGCATTTGGAAAAGAATACACAACTTTAATTCGGCTTTCTTTGAAGCAGATCTATTATTCCTTGATATTTACAGGTATGCCCTAAAAAATCATGAATTTGTTCCTTCAGTACCATCGCCCACGTATTTAATTTGAAAGCCTGAATTAATACTCTTTTGTCAAAAGTGATTGTTGTCAAAAGTGATAACAGAATCAACACAATACGATACAAAGAGAATACTAAGCTTTGAGTTTTACATGCTCGCTAAGTTGTACTATTTCTTTGTATTTGCGTCTATGCTCTTAGAAAGcatgaatgtttttttttctgcgacGGAACaggttttttttattgatgaATATTGGACAAATTATAGTCTTCGAGTAGCAACTCCGAAATGCATGGAGGTGACTCAAGCCGCATTAAACAAGAATGCacgtaaaaataataataattaaggCAATAGTGAGCAACCGTGCATGGACATCAACTGTTGTATATAGCCAAAATAATTCTATGAGAAACGTTTCATGAGCAGTGGTTAACAGGACGGGAAAATAGGCAAGTACAAGTAAAAGACAAATTCTTATTTACATGAGATGAAATTATGCGACTACCTCTTTTTTCACATGGGTCGTGCCTAGGCATGCCTTTCGCCTTAGCGGGGTAGCACGTCACGACCCGTATATATGTGATTTTGAAGACCGGGCCGGGCTAAGCCCGGTTAGTAGCGAAGCGAGCCGTTGGCCATTTAATAcacctctccctccctctacCCGTGATACCAGGTCTAATTTTCTTGAAACTTGTTAAATCTGTGACATGTGATGTTGCAAACGATGAAAAATCTCATCTACTCTTTTGTTTGATCGTTCTAGGTTCCTCTTTCGTGCAAAAAAAGTTATCCGTTCCTCTGTTGGGTGCCAAAACAGATTGCTCTTAATCGATTCCAAGATATAAAACAACATCACCTATCTTGTGGTTCTTCAGTTTGTCACCGACCCCTGTCTTCTCTCGTCATCTGGCGGTGACAATGGGAGCTGAGGCGGCAACCTCCACAGCAGCAACCTTCTACGACCACATCGTCCACTGATGCAGgtacctcctcctcccccctctCGTTTGTCGCTGCTACGTGGTGGCACTTCCGGCGCCTGGCCACCTCGACCTGCGCACCATGTCTATTCCCTTTCCTCCCACAGTTCCCTTATCCCAAGGAAAGGTAGGGCTAACAATCAGATCAAATCCTCCTAATCTTATTAGGAACTAGtacagtgcccgtgcgttgccacagCCTTTTAAACATATGCACACAAAAATTTCACGTTCATTGAAATGACAATAAGATAATTTGACATTCAATCGGATTTAACAGAACAATTGCTTTTGTCATGCAGTCCATAATTGTCATATTCCTGACCATGAGAATTATGAGTCACTGAGTGTATTACCGACTTATCGTTGATTTCTTCAAAGAGCGCaaaggccggtccttgccctcccccccccccaccgGAGCCAGGTACATGCCGCTGCAGGATGGCCACCTTGTCCAAAGGGTGTAGAGGCGGGCCCTTTCCCCCACCAGAGCTAGGTACTGGGCGCTCCAGGATGGCCACTTTGCCCAGCGGCAGCCCGTGCGTGAGCAGCCATACATAGAACCCGCtagcggaggaggcggacgagCACGCCGCGGCAACGGACGGCACCTGGCCCCGGGTGATGAGAGGAGGGTATTGGCGTGGCAGGCGGCGAAGCAGATGTGGGAGCTTGAGCACGGGCACGAGGGGCtgcgagggaggcggcgcagggaacaggggaggaggaggcagcggtggttgccggagaaggcggcagcagcaggcgagacggaggtggaggaggccaTGGGTGGCGCTCTAGATTCGGGTGGTCGGTGGTTgaaaggcggcggcgaagcgcATGAGGTCGGTGTGGATGAGGGGACGGGCGGCTGCGAGGCGTCGGGGCGGAGGTGAGCGCCCGGCCATAGAAGGTGGAGCAACATTGTGGCAACcagagcgccgccgcagctaCTGGGCCGGcagatggagagagagagcgcatGGAGAGGAGGGGTAaacttgcagaaaaacccAGATCCGTGAAACGGCAGGACAACGCCTTGTGTCCCAACCCAGAAGGAGGCAGGGCGAGATGCGGGTCGGGGATGAGTCGGGAAGAGATCCGTGGAAGAAGACGAAAAATTGCTGTTTAGCCGAAACCCTGGAAAACAAACCCAGTTCCGTCCTTCGTTTGGAGGGCAGGTTGAATTAACAAAAATTTGATTGGACAAATTACAAAATTCAACCTTTATCCCTTTATTATTATTTGGGTAGATTTCTTCCTAATCTTAGTCCAACTCGATGGACCAGGCCATATTAGATCTCGCAGGCTCGCTCCgtggctcgtcttcctcctcgcgccagcaccgccaccgctgccgagcgccccagccccctggctcgtcttcctccaccgcaggttgatctcacctctctctcccgaccgtttctcctgccatcaccccacgaacggatcccgccctttagctccccgtttcatcttccccaattcaTAACTGAGGCGAAAATCAAAGtggggcggccgccctaccttgcccctaccgggtcctccgcccgtgctGCCGCGAGAAAGAGATGGGTGAGATGAACTGGGTGAACAGGAAGATCCACCTCTACAACGTCACCATGGGCCTCTACATGCTCGATTGGTGGGAGCGATGCCTCTTCAGTATCCTTCGGTTTATGTTTCCGCAATCAATTTCAGCAGCTGTTTCGTAGATCTGTTTCAGTTTATGGCTAATTTCTCGCTAGTTTCGttcaattttgttgttgttgttgttagaATTAGATCCCCTATTGGCTATCAGCAAAGCAAGATTTAGGTTTGGGTACGAGGTCCAATTGGTTTATGTGCTACAACCACTTTCTCCCCATGTGGTTATTGATTTGTCGAATCATATCGATTTTGCAGTTGCTAATTTGTTCCTCTAAGGCTCATTTGTTTGGCTAGTTCTTGGATTGGTTTTTTCCTTTAACTCGAGTAGACATAATGGTGCTGATCCTGCTCTGTTTTATCTGCTTAAATGGATCTCGCTTCGCCATGGATGTCTATCAGAGGTACGCACCGCCCTCTCTAATCTCCCATCTCTACTCTGGAACGTTATATCAAATTTCTGTACCTGCTAGGTGTCAGATTTAGTTTAATCACGAGTCTATGAGTTAGAATTTTGCTATGTGTGGTCTTGAGGTTTCTGTAGTTTTCTCATGTCCTGAAGTGGGCATATATAGCTGTAATTTCTGCATCTATAGGACTACTATTTGCAATCTGTTGCAATGAGAATGGCACAGCTATGTGGAAAAGGTCCATAGCTCGTTGaatccttttattttagtgAAGAGTGAGTATATCGGTGATACTTCAACTTTTGACTTAAGAAGTTCGTTGAAAATAAAGAGATTAGCATGCAGAAAGAAAGGAGTAAAGAAATAAGGCTGGAAAGGAACCACGGTTGCAAATGATCACACTGTAATTAGCTTGGGCACCGTTTTAGCGAGTTTGAACCACGTGTCCTGATATTGATGGCAACAGTGAATCACACCAGACAACATTGCTTGTCCCTTGAAACGTGAATTGATTATGTGTTTCTGTAGTGTCCATTATGCTTCGTTGCAGGTTATTTTTATCTGTAGTGTCAATGTTAAGATGGGTTTTGGTTCTTGAGTACAACAATCAATATAGTAGTAGTAAACCGGACTTTTACTTCCAAAAACACGTTTAAGTGGTCCAGAAAGTTCTAAAAGTGTTGTTTTCCGCTGGATATTTATGTCCCAAACTAGCAGATGATATTGCAATTCACCTGGCGCTAGATGTTGACATGGCACCTCCCCTTTCTCCTTCCCAGCAGAACACATGGACATTCCCTCGAGCACGCCGTGTGCATACCCACCACGTCTAACCCATTGCACACAACATCCATCACTCCTTACTAGCATTCTACAGCTAATCGATTGCATCGGATATGATCAGGAACGCCGTGCACATGTTGCTATGGCCAGGCAGCCTCGACAGGGCTTGCACATTGATTCCAGAGCTTGAGCCCGTAGACCGGTCTTTGTCAGCCTTACATGCACGGATGCACCTACCAACTTTGGACCTTTTTGAACCACTTAAACAAGTTTTGTGGATTTAAATGTTCAGTTCTCAAGATTATGGGCGTATGATATTAGTCAGGAACAAACCTAAAGCTTATAGGATGTTACTGTCCTGATGCAGATTTAAGGAGTGAAGTCCATATAGAAACGCTGAGGTTTCCCGAAAAGATCACTTAACCTCCTGAGGTATACTACCAAGTATTTAACCCCTGTGGTTTGATAAACCATCTAAATCACCTATGCCCCTAATTAAGTAATTAAGCGGTTCGGGAGGGTTAGGCTTGCCACACAGGGCTCTCGTCTGTCGCATGATGGGTGTCCTCTCGTTTCCTGGTGAAGAGTGTCGCAGAGGTACCCGCAATCGACTGCAGCATGATGGGATGCTCTTCTCGAGTCTTCACTCACTCGTTGTGGCTAGGTGGATTTGCTGTTTCTCGTGTGCTGCAGTTGATTGCGATGCCAGTGTGGTTGCCGTGCGTCGACGGTTTGGTCCCGGGCGTCTGTCGCTGAGACTGCTGCGTTTGGGTGATTTGAAGTGCTTCTGTTTGTCTGCCGTTGTTGGAATTTCGAATATTCTAGGTGGCTGGATGATTTTTCATGAATTTAGTTTGATTCTTGTTACCATATCAATGGAGTGTGTAGGCTGCAGCTGTTATGCAGCTTGTTAAGCGATTTCATGGATATCAACGTGAAGGGGGGCTCTTATTACTTCATTGAACGAGCACGAGCCAGAGATTCCAAAGAGTTCAGGATAGCATCGCTAGCTAGATCCTCATGTCTGACTAGCCAATTAGATAACTAACACTACTACATTTTCATGTTTGTTCACTCTTTGTTTTGTACAAATATTTCACATTTCGTATGCATATTTCAAAGATTGCTCTGgcttttatttttgtacaCAAAAGAACCCTCCTCCTAGTTCACTAATTTCTACGAAGGTACTAGATCTTTTGGATTTGAAAAAAGTTTCGGAATATGCATGCCCGTATATTAGCAAGGGCAGAGTGGACGATGGAACAGGGCCCCTAATTTTTTGGGCCCCCCAAAATTTAGTTAAGTATATGTATTAATTTGCAGGCTGGGTATTAGGTGAAGATAGAATCAATATAGCCCACCAAGCGCATGCAGCCCTTTCAAGCTCACGACTAAAGGAAACTA
This is a stretch of genomic DNA from Brachypodium distachyon strain Bd21 chromosome 1, Brachypodium_distachyon_v3.0, whole genome shotgun sequence. It encodes these proteins:
- the LOC100846484 gene encoding uncharacterized protein LOC100846484, which codes for MGEMNWVNRKIHLYNVTMGLYMLDWWERCLFNIMVLILLCFICLNGSRFAMDVYQSHLKSRFMHGGNHGMGGIGMPS
- the LOC112269946 gene encoding uncharacterized protein LOC112269946, with product MGIEQRNVDRDPPTGASCELVAVQLEASTLVGTSCYWYAMDRVDGATVAVAAPTAIDNCTAWACHLALRLHPAAVMFVSTPVVVTGDGATRAGQGADRGLTDALRQRAGDVAFLPKAAVCAILLQLEHRCLLRPPGRRVPTEHAIPQDLGQAKKLGQLSRSCLDEMSTLAPS
- the LOC100846180 gene encoding acyl-acyl carrier protein thioesterase ATL4, chloroplastic; its protein translation is MQSPAVNNNAKLSPVHQVAISAAAGARRVSGAGNNDLAVVLQRRPHRPVGALLAVAPPNASALAEAVCTTTTAKNNTNNEKQLQDVIKLREDKYFETEMTVQDCELDKYGVVNNSIYASYIEKAREELLLSLGISTGLIICTGNLLALSELNLKYYTPLRRGDKFVVRVRLVRIKGVRIFAEHIIETMPDRKLVVEATATVVCLNKDYRPTRVFPEMSDKLQRFFST